Within Desulfobacter sp., the genomic segment ACTGCCCTGGGCCGTGAGCGAAGAGACAATGATGACGGGCAGGGGGTGGTAGGCCATGAGTTTTTTCAGGAAGGTAATGCCGTCCATCCGGGGCATTTCAATGTCCAGGGTGATGACATCGGGTTTCAGGTATACGATCTTGTCCCTAGCCACATAGGGATCCGGTGCCGTGCCCACAACCTTTATCCCCTGTTTTGCCCCCAGTTCCTTGGACAGCACTTTGCGGACAATGGCCGAGTCATCGACGATGAGGACGTTGGTCTCTTTCAAGGATTCAGTTCCCCGGATCAGTCCAGTTTGACCCGGGCGATGATAAGATCATCAACGGCGTTGAGCACCGCGGCCTCGTCCACATCCGCCGAGACGGGGGTGGCAACGATCTGGGGAATGCCCAGGCCCATATAGGTGGTTTCGTTGACCCGGGTCAACGTACTGCCGGCCACCATGTTCAGGGCTTCTTTCAGGGTGCCGTCCACATGGTCCGGGGTGAGCCCGGCCATGTCCTGGCCCAGGAAGTCTGCGGTCATGGTGCGGAGCAGGCCGTCGGGGATGCTGATGAAAATGGTGCCTGAAAATTCCCCTGAAAAGGTGACCGCAGCGGTCTTGAACCGGCCGGGATCCCCCGGGGGATTGTCCGGGTCAATATCCGGCATCTCGTCCAGGGTCCGGTAGAACATGGTTTCCATGACCTCAAAAATCGAATTCGTCACCTGCGTCATCAATTGCTTCTTCATCGCTCGGTTCTCCCAATAGTTCCACAAGCAGATCCCTGATCTGTTCCGGGGAAAATGGTTTTTTTAAGTACCGGGCCGCTCCCTGGTCCATGATTTCCCTGACCTTTTCGATGCTGCCCTCGGTGGAGATGACCACAACCGGGATGCCGGCATTTTCCGGGCGGGCCTGCATGGCCCGGATCATGTCCAGCCCGTTCATCACCGGCATGTTGAAATCGGTTATCACCACATCCACATGTTCGGCGGCCATGACGGCCAGGGCCGATTCCCCGTTTTCCGCTTCAAGAAATCCGCCTGCCCCGTATCCGGCGGCGGTCAGGGTTTTTTTCAGGACCCCGCGCATGGGCAGAGAGTCGTCGACAATCAGGATGGAAAAGCTCATATCTCACCTTGTTTTTCCGTTAGTTCTGCGGTAAATGGCTCTTGGTTATACCACCTGTAATAGTTCTTCCACTTCCTGCATCTTGCAGGTAAATTCAGCAATGATCCGGGTCACATCCTCGGCAGAGAGCCCGATCTGCTTCATGGCCTCCTTGTGGAAACGGTAGGCCAGGCCGTCGGCCCCCACGCCCATGCCCATCATCATGCAGATGCAGTCGGCCATGTAGACCACCGCAATATCCTTGTCTTCAATGAGTTTTACATCCAGGATATGATGGTGGCGGATGATTTTCACCATCTTGGGGGAGAATTTCCACATTTTGGCGATCATTCCCCCCAGTTCCGCATGGTCCACGCCGATGACCCGTTTCTCCGCTTCCATGAAACTCAGGTTTTCCTTGGTCACCAGGCCTGAAATTTTTTCGTAGGCCTCCCGGACAAATCCGTCCAGCACGGTTTTGCCGATATCCTTGAGCAGGGCGGCGGTGAAAATGCTGCCCCGGTTGGGCATTTCAAGTTCCGTTGCAATCTGTTTGGCGATGAGGGCCGAAGAGACCGAATATTTCCACATGGCCCCCTGGTTCAGGTCGTAGCCGGCCTGTTTGCCGGTGAACAGCCCGGCACCGGATTTGAGCATGACCAGGTCGATGATCTGGTCGGTGCCCAGAAGGTTGGCGGCGTCCTTGATGGATTCCGCCGGATGCCGGAGTCCGAAAAAGGCCGAGTTGACGGTCCGGAGCACCGAGGCGGTGATGGCCGGGTCATACTGGATGATTTTTGCAATCTCCTCCATGCCGGCATTGGGGTCGTCCACCGCTTCCAGCAGGGGGTGGACCACTGCGGGAATGGGCTTTAGGTTTTTAATTTCTTTTAATAGTTCCTGAATGGCTGTCATACTCTTTCCTCGCCCACTCCTGATGTTTTTACATAAATGTGGCCCGTATCAATTTCAAGTCTCACCGTTCGGTTGACATTGCCGCCCACGGCCTGTTTTTCTATCAACACATTATTCCTGAACAGCATTTTTTTCAAGGCCATGTAATTGCGGTTCCCGATGTTGAAGAACCCTTTCTGGTCCAGGATTTCCGCCCCGCCGGCCGCAAACACCTTGATCCGGGATTTCTTGGCGCCCAGGGTGTAGCTTTCCTTGAACAGCCTGGGGATGCCGGTGTCGGCGAACATAAAGGGCCGGGCCTCGGCCTTGGCATGGTCGATGGACGAATCCGGCAGCATGTAATGGAGCATGCCCCCGGCCCTGGCCACCGGGTCATAGATGACCAGGCCGATGCAGGATCCCAAAGAGTAGGTGATAATGGTGTCACCGGGGGTATTACTGGTTCTCATATCTGCAACGCCAACAATATGTTTCATATCGCCTCAAGCTGTTCTGGTGAGTGCCTGAAATGCGCCTGGAAATTCAAAAAACGACGACGGCCCGACAAGTGTGGATATTGGTTTCGTGCCCATGAGTTCCCTGATACGCGATGAAAGAATTTGGATCATCATAAGCGATTTCCAAAGAACATGTCAAGAAAGTGATTCGCCGGTGTACTGCCGTTGTCCACAGATACCCGGCCGGCGGACCCGGCCCCGGGGGGCGGTCGGTTGCCGGCCCTTATCCCGGTGGATTTATTTCCAGTCCTTAATTTTGGCAAAATAGTTGCGGGGGGAAATGAGCCGGAACATATTTGCAATCTTCCTGGCCTGTTCGGCCTTTTCGCGGCTCTCCTGTTTCATCTGCATGAGGTCGCCGTCAAAAAGGGATGAATAATAGGTTTCGGCCGCCTGCTTCCGTTCCCCTTCGCTGCCGTATTCGTTCCTGATCCTGAATAATTCCCCTTCATCCAGCCAGTATCCAGCACACTTGGGGCAATGGTCGATTTCCACGGCCTTTTTTGTACTCCAGAAATGGCGCATCATGACCACATCTTTGCATTTCGGGCAATTGTAGCGATGGGACTGGTCGAATTTGGCCGGGGATTCCACGGAGAGCAGGTCAATGAGGTTTTCGTCCGTAAACTCATGGGGTTCGTCCATTTTCTGCAGTTCGAACCGGTCGAACCAGATGCCGCCGCATCCTTCTTTGCATACGTCCAGTTCTATGTTTTCAATGATTACACTGCTTAACTT encodes:
- a CDS encoding HDOD domain-containing protein, yielding MTAIQELLKEIKNLKPIPAVVHPLLEAVDDPNAGMEEIAKIIQYDPAITASVLRTVNSAFFGLRHPAESIKDAANLLGTDQIIDLVMLKSGAGLFTGKQAGYDLNQGAMWKYSVSSALIAKQIATELEMPNRGSIFTAALLKDIGKTVLDGFVREAYEKISGLVTKENLSFMEAEKRVIGVDHAELGGMIAKMWKFSPKMVKIIRHHHILDVKLIEDKDIAVVYMADCICMMMGMGVGADGLAYRFHKEAMKQIGLSAEDVTRIIAEFTCKMQEVEELLQVV
- a CDS encoding chemotaxis protein CheX; translation: MTQVTNSIFEVMETMFYRTLDEMPDIDPDNPPGDPGRFKTAAVTFSGEFSGTIFISIPDGLLRTMTADFLGQDMAGLTPDHVDGTLKEALNMVAGSTLTRVNETTYMGLGIPQIVATPVSADVDEAAVLNAVDDLIIARVKLD
- a CDS encoding chemotaxis protein CheD, with the translated sequence MKHIVGVADMRTSNTPGDTIITYSLGSCIGLVIYDPVARAGGMLHYMLPDSSIDHAKAEARPFMFADTGIPRLFKESYTLGAKKSRIKVFAAGGAEILDQKGFFNIGNRNYMALKKMLFRNNVLIEKQAVGGNVNRTVRLEIDTGHIYVKTSGVGEERV
- a CDS encoding response regulator, yielding MSFSILIVDDSLPMRGVLKKTLTAAGYGAGGFLEAENGESALAVMAAEHVDVVITDFNMPVMNGLDMIRAMQARPENAGIPVVVISTEGSIEKVREIMDQGAARYLKKPFSPEQIRDLLVELLGEPSDEEAIDDAGDEFDF
- a CDS encoding zf-TFIIB domain-containing protein; this translates as MICPTCSGKLSSVIIENIELDVCKEGCGGIWFDRFELQKMDEPHEFTDENLIDLLSVESPAKFDQSHRYNCPKCKDVVMMRHFWSTKKAVEIDHCPKCAGYWLDEGELFRIRNEYGSEGERKQAAETYYSSLFDGDLMQMKQESREKAEQARKIANMFRLISPRNYFAKIKDWK